The genomic interval GAAAAAAGGCAGGGTTAACTGCCTTAAGCGTGTGAATTAAGCACCTAAAACAATACAGCCTTCTGTTGGACAGGCTTCGATACACGCAGGGGATGAATGATGCCCAACACACTCAACACATTTGTCTGCAAAAACATAATAGGTCTCAGCGCCCGTTGGGTTCTCGCTATCATCAACAATAGCCTCCACAGGACACTCATCGATACAGGCTCCACATGCAATACAA from Sulfurospirillum multivorans DSM 12446 carries:
- a CDS encoding 4Fe-4S dicluster domain-containing protein, translated to MAAKITDICIACGACIDECPVEAIVDDSENPTGAETYYVFADKCVECVGHHSSPACIEACPTEGCIVLGA